AATTGCGGATACAGAACTTCCTGTCGTTGAAACATATCAAGCGGCTGGTGCCATTTCACGTGAGTTAGAAGATCATTTCTTCGGCCGCGTTGGACTATTCCGTAACCAACCAGGTGATATTTTACTAGAAGAGGCAGATCTTGTTATTTCTATCGGTTATGATCCAATTGAGTATGATCCGAAATTCTGGAATAAACTTGGAGACAGAACGATTATTCATCTTGATGACCATCAAGCAGATATCGATCATGATTACCAACCAGAGCGTGAATTAATTGGTGATATTGCCTTAACAGTAAATAGCATCGCAGAAAGATTACCGAAACTTGTGTTAAGTACGAAATCAGAAGCAGTGTTAGAACGATTACGCGCGAAATTATCAGAGCAAGCAGAAGTTCCAAATCGTGCTTCAGAAGGTGTTACGCACCCGCTTCAAGTGATTCGTACACTTCGTTCTTTAATTGATGATGATACAACTGTTACGTGCGACATCGGTTCCCATTACATCTGGATGGCAAGATGTTTCCGTTCTTATGAACCACGTAGATTATTATTTAGTAACGGTATGCAAACGTTAGGTGTTGCACTTCCTTGGGCAATCGCTGCTACTTTAGTAGAACCGGGTAAAAAAGTAGTTTCCGTATCAGGTGACGGTGGTTTCTTATTCTCAGCGATGGAGTTAGAAACAGCAGTACGTTTAAATTCTCCGATCGTACATCTTGTATGGAGAGACGGTACGTATGATATGGTTGCGTTCCAACAAATGATGAAATACGGTAGAACATCCGCTACAGAGTTCGGTGATGTTGATATTGTAAAATATGCGGAAAGCTTCGGTGCAAAAGGTCTTCGCGTTCATACTCCAGATGAATTAGAAGGTGTATTAAAAGAGGCACTAGCAGCAGACGGTCCTGTCATTATTGATATTCCAATCGACTACCGTGATAACATTAAATTAAGCGAAAAATTATTACCAAACCAATTAAACTAATGGAGGCAGATTTGAGATGACTGTTGCGCAATTAATCGATATTGATGCAAAAAGAACGAAAACGAGTAATGAAGTATATCAAACATCTACAATGCTTGCGCTATTAGATGGTATATATGATGGTGTGATTAGCTTTGAGGAATTGAAAGAACGTGGTGATTTCGGCATCGGCACATTTGATCAATTAGATGGTGAAATGATTGCATTTGATAACGAATTTTATCATTTACGTTCAGACGGTTCAGCAGAAAAAGTAGAGCCAGAAGAAACAACACCGTTTGCTACTGTAACATTTTTTGAAAAAGAAATGGGTTATGCAGTAGAGCGTCCGATGAATCGTGAAGAAGTTGAGGCATTATTACATGAATTAATGCCAAGTAAAAACTTATTTTACGCGATTCGAATGGACGGTACATTCCGTGAAGTAAGAACGAGAACTGTTCCAAGACAAGAAAAACCGTATACACCGCTCGTTGAAGTGACGAAATCTCAGCCGATCTTTTCGTTTAAACATACAGAAGGTACGCTTGCTGGATTTTGGACACCAGATTATGCGCAAGGCATTGGTGTAGCTGGTTTCCACTTACATTATATTGATGATGAAAGAAGCGGGGGCGGGCACGTTTTCGATTATGTTATAGAAAACTGTACGATCCAAATTTGTCAAAAAGCTCATATGCATTTAGCACTTCCAGAAACAGCTGATTTTATGGCGGCTGAATTATCTAGAGAAAACTTAGAGGATAATATTGCGACTGCGGAAGGTGCGGAGTAAAAGGAGAAGACTGTTCCACCTTGGAACAGTCTTCTTTTATTTATCGGTAAGTCGATATCGTTTATTTCTTTGAAACAAACGGATGTCCCTCATAATAAAAACGCCACGGATAATGTACAGCTTCTTCTGCATAGTCGATGTTAATACGGGGTCCTGCTGTTATTTTATATTGTGATGATATGTGTTCTTCTTCTGGGACGAGTTCAATATGTAATGTATCACTTTGTAAGGACACACCTCGTTCTTCTAAAGTAATGCCGAGGGCACGGCATAGTTTGCCAGGGCCGTTCGTTAAATTTTTATACTGCGCTTTTGTAATGTCGCTTTTGTTGTAGCGTGCTAGTTTTATTTCTTCGATTCCATCTACTGGCTGAAGGGCTCGAATGAGAACACCTTGCGGGGTGCCAACTGGCGCTGTAATGATGTTAAAACAATGATACATACCGTAAATTAAATATACGTAAGCATGTCCCGGTGCACCAAACATGACTTCTGTACGGTCCGTTCGTCTACCTCCGTAACTATGCGCGGCTTTATCATCGGGACCTTTATATGCTTCTACTTCTACAATGATTCCGCTTCGTTTTACTCCGTCTACAATATGTACAAGTTTCTGTCCGAGTAATTTCTTTGCGACTTCTAACGTATCGCCTTCATAAAAGGAAGGTGGTGCCTGCATTGTACTATCTCCTTTGCTAAGTGTATATGTATATAGTAAACCAAATTTTCAGTAGTAATTCTAACTCGTTCTATTTGCTACATTTATTTCATAAATTATGGATAGAGTACAACAGCGAAGAGGGGGAGTGCGACATGATTTATCGCTTACTAGCTCTTAATATAGATGGGACACTACTATACAACAACGGAAAAATTGCAAAAGGATTACGAGAAACAATTGAATTTGTGAAAAGAAAAGATGTATACGTTACATTATTTACGAACCGTAATTTTCAGTCTGCTCATAAAGTAGCAAAGGCACTAAAATTAGATTCTATATTAGTGACACATGGCGGTGCTTTCGTTTCAGCAACGTTAGATAAGCCGTATGTTCAAAGAAGACTATCGGAAGAGAAGACGTTTAACATTGTGCAAGTGTTAGAGCACTTTGATTGTAACGTCCGCATTTCTCATGAACGGTTTTCAATCGGAAATCGTGAGAGAAATACACCAAACTTAATTGCGCGTACTGTATTATCAAGCGCAGATCCATTATTTTATCCAGTTCAATTTGTAGACTCGTTAGGTGATGCGCTTCGTGATCATCCAGTAGCGGCGCCAAAAATTGATGTTATTTTCCAAACGAAAGGTGAAAAAGAACGAGGGCTCCATACATTAAGAAAAGCGTTCCAAGATTTAGAGTATGTTGAGTCTGATTCAAAACGAATAGAAATTTTGCCGCAAAATGTATCAAAATTACGTGGATTACAATTGCTTGGAGAGCATTTAAATATTTCGCTAAACGAAATGGTTGCGATTGGAGATAGTTTAGAAGATCTAGAAGTCATTGAAAATGTAGGACTCGGAGTAGCGATGGGGAACTCGCCTGTAGAGTTAAAACAAGCAGCTGACTGGATTACACGTTCAAATAGTGAGAACGGTGTAGAGTATATGATTAAAGAACATTTCCGTAAGCAATTCCCGCTTCCGTTTTTGAAGAATCATAAAAATACACCGAAACGATGAAAGAAAAACGTAGCTTTTGGGCTACGTTTTTTTGTTGAACGTATTAAAAGGAATGAAAACGTTTTAGATTATGAATTGTGTATGAAATCTATACAATTCACTTGAATACTCTGGGAAACTATTGTAGAGTAAATGATGTTACCAAAATAGTTACACCACATGAAATATTCTTCAGGTTAATTTTGTTGAGCTCCATATGTAAAAAATACTTCCGCATGATAGTTTCGTTTACGTATTATCTCAAAAATGAATTGTAGTGATTTTATTAAGCAGTTGTAGAGTTTCTTGTTTTTATTTAAATGGATGATTTTAAGTTATTGTGAGTAAGGCTTGGTACATATGAAAGATGCTTTTTGTTTGGTTTTAGGAAGTTTAAAAGGGGGAATGAATTTCTTGAGGAAATCATTTAATCAAAAAATAAAAAAATTAAGTAGTAGTTTTATAGTTGTGTTACTAGTATGTATGAATTTTTTAATCCATTTACCGTATAAAGCAGAGGCAGCTACAACAGAGTTAAAAGGTTTAGGTGATGTATCTTATTACAATGCCATCATTTTTGGAGATCATAGTGCAACGAGTGCGGATATTGAGGGTGCGATGGCTGTTCAAAAAAATATGAACGCATCAAGTTATACAGTCGTAGCGGCTGCAACGGGAGCGAATAATTTAGCTGGAGCGACATGGGTAGATGAAGGATATCCGTCATTATTACTAGGTGGTCAATTTACGAAGGCGGGGACAGGACAAGTAATTATCCAAGATGGAACAGTGGCTATGACAAAAGATGGTGACCCAGAAGGTGCAATGAAATCGTCATATGACCGTATCTCTTATAAAGAGCAAGCAGAGATTGATGCTAAATTTAAAGAGTTTAGAAAAGACGTTAATAGTGTAATTGAGGATGCGGATCAATTACATACTGATAAACCAAAACCGGGTATGACCTTTGGAATCGGTGAAGATGTAAAGAATCCTAATATTTACGTTTCTTCAGGATTAGAAGGGCAAGAACCATTCAATGTAAAGGATGTTTATCTTCCAAATGTAAATAACAAAGACTTTATTGTTATTCATTCAGATGCAGAAGAAGTTAATTTTGGTGGCGGTGCAATCCTGTATGATACAACAGATAAGGGTGGGTTCACATTAGTTAATACCTCTCAAGCATATGACCCTAATTCCTTTTTTACTGAGTTAGCTAGTAAAGTCATTTGGGTGTTCCCTAATGCTAAAAAGATAACAACTAAAGGATATGGTGTAGTAGGAAGTGTATTTGCGCCTAATGCAGTTGTAGAGACAAAGGGTGGCTCTATTAACGGACAAGCCTTTGTTGGTGGATTACACCAAAGAGATGGATTTGAGGTTCATAATTTTAAATTTAACTGGCCAAAGTGGAAAAAGCCGGCTGCAGAAAAAGGAAATTTACAAATTAAAAAAGTTGATGAAGACAATGAAAACATTGTTTTAAAAGACGCAAAATTTGATGTTATAGACAAAGATAATAATGTTGTGGCTACTGTTA
This Bacillus paramycoides DNA region includes the following protein-coding sequences:
- the alsS gene encoding acetolactate synthase AlsS, whose amino-acid sequence is MSTDVKANDVKTKTKGADLVVDCLIKQGVTHVFGIPGAKIDSVFDVLQERGPELIVCRHEQNAAFMAAAIGRLTGKPGVCLVTSGPGTSNLATGLVTANAESDPVVALAGAVPRTDRLKRTHQSMDNAALFEPITKYSVEVEHPDNVPEALSNAFRSATSTNPGATLVSLPQDVMTAETTVGSIGALSKPQLGIAPTHDITYVVEKIKAAKLPVILLGMRSSTNEVTKAVRELIADTELPVVETYQAAGAISRELEDHFFGRVGLFRNQPGDILLEEADLVISIGYDPIEYDPKFWNKLGDRTIIHLDDHQADIDHDYQPERELIGDIALTVNSIAERLPKLVLSTKSEAVLERLRAKLSEQAEVPNRASEGVTHPLQVIRTLRSLIDDDTTVTCDIGSHYIWMARCFRSYEPRRLLFSNGMQTLGVALPWAIAATLVEPGKKVVSVSGDGGFLFSAMELETAVRLNSPIVHLVWRDGTYDMVAFQQMMKYGRTSATEFGDVDIVKYAESFGAKGLRVHTPDELEGVLKEALAADGPVIIDIPIDYRDNIKLSEKLLPNQLN
- the alsD gene encoding alpha-acetolactate decarboxylase is translated as MTVAQLIDIDAKRTKTSNEVYQTSTMLALLDGIYDGVISFEELKERGDFGIGTFDQLDGEMIAFDNEFYHLRSDGSAEKVEPEETTPFATVTFFEKEMGYAVERPMNREEVEALLHELMPSKNLFYAIRMDGTFREVRTRTVPRQEKPYTPLVEVTKSQPIFSFKHTEGTLAGFWTPDYAQGIGVAGFHLHYIDDERSGGGHVFDYVIENCTIQICQKAHMHLALPETADFMAAELSRENLEDNIATAEGAE
- a CDS encoding DNA-3-methyladenine glycosylase produces the protein MQAPPSFYEGDTLEVAKKLLGQKLVHIVDGVKRSGIIVEVEAYKGPDDKAAHSYGGRRTDRTEVMFGAPGHAYVYLIYGMYHCFNIITAPVGTPQGVLIRALQPVDGIEEIKLARYNKSDITKAQYKNLTNGPGKLCRALGITLEERGVSLQSDTLHIELVPEEEHISSQYKITAGPRINIDYAEEAVHYPWRFYYEGHPFVSKK
- a CDS encoding Cof-type HAD-IIB family hydrolase, which produces MIYRLLALNIDGTLLYNNGKIAKGLRETIEFVKRKDVYVTLFTNRNFQSAHKVAKALKLDSILVTHGGAFVSATLDKPYVQRRLSEEKTFNIVQVLEHFDCNVRISHERFSIGNRERNTPNLIARTVLSSADPLFYPVQFVDSLGDALRDHPVAAPKIDVIFQTKGEKERGLHTLRKAFQDLEYVESDSKRIEILPQNVSKLRGLQLLGEHLNISLNEMVAIGDSLEDLEVIENVGLGVAMGNSPVELKQAADWITRSNSENGVEYMIKEHFRKQFPLPFLKNHKNTPKR